In one window of Stappia sp. 28M-7 DNA:
- the cysK gene encoding cysteine synthase A has product MSAKKPGRGRVYASITETIGDTPLVRLDRLAREAGVGAEILAKLEFFNPISSVKDRIGVSMIEALEAEGKIVPGKTTLVEPTSGNTGIALAFVAAAKGYRLILVMPETMSIERRKMLKLLGAELELTEGPKGMKGAVARAEEMVKEIDGAVMPQQFENPANPEIHRRTTAEEIWNDTDGTVDVFVSGIGTGGTITGVGSVLKERKPGLHVVAVEPADSPILSGGNPGPHKIQGIGAGFVPGVLDKSVYDEVVTVSNDEAFEMARKVARTEGLPVGISSGAALAAALKVGARPDMKGKRIVVIIPSFAERYLSTALFEGLD; this is encoded by the coding sequence ATGAGCGCCAAGAAGCCAGGCCGTGGCCGCGTCTACGCCTCCATCACCGAGACCATCGGCGACACCCCGCTCGTCCGGCTCGACCGGCTGGCCCGTGAGGCCGGCGTCGGGGCGGAGATCCTCGCCAAGCTCGAGTTCTTCAACCCGATCTCCAGCGTCAAGGACCGCATCGGCGTGTCGATGATCGAGGCGCTGGAGGCCGAGGGCAAGATCGTTCCCGGCAAGACCACCCTCGTCGAGCCGACCTCCGGCAACACCGGCATCGCGCTCGCCTTCGTCGCCGCCGCCAAGGGCTACCGCCTGATTCTGGTGATGCCGGAGACCATGTCGATCGAGCGCCGCAAGATGCTCAAGCTGCTCGGCGCCGAGCTGGAGCTTACCGAAGGCCCCAAGGGCATGAAGGGCGCGGTCGCGCGCGCCGAGGAAATGGTCAAGGAGATCGACGGCGCGGTGATGCCGCAGCAGTTCGAGAACCCGGCCAACCCGGAGATCCACCGCCGCACCACCGCCGAGGAGATCTGGAACGACACGGACGGCACGGTCGACGTCTTCGTTTCCGGCATCGGCACCGGCGGCACCATCACCGGCGTCGGCTCGGTGCTGAAGGAGCGCAAGCCCGGCCTGCATGTGGTCGCGGTCGAGCCGGCCGACAGCCCGATCCTGTCCGGCGGCAATCCCGGCCCGCACAAGATCCAGGGCATCGGCGCCGGTTTCGTGCCGGGCGTGCTCGACAAGTCGGTCTATGACGAGGTCGTCACCGTGAGCAACGACGAGGCCTTCGAGATGGCCCGCAAGGTCGCGCGCACCGAGGGCCTGCCGGTCGGCATTTCCTCCGGCGCCGCGCTCGCGGCTGCGCTCAAGGTCGGCGCACGGCCCGATATGAAGGGCAAGCGTATCGTCGTGATCATCCCCTCCTTCGCCGAGCGCTACCTGTCGACGGCGCTGTTCGAGGGGCTGGACTGA
- the coaBC gene encoding bifunctional phosphopantothenoylcysteine decarboxylase/phosphopantothenate--cysteine ligase CoaBC — protein sequence MSLTDTRILLVIGGGIAAYKSLDLIRRLRERGAAVRVVMTEGACRFVTPMAAGALAGDKVFTDLFDRDDEHDVGHIRLSREVDAIVVAPATADLMAKMTAGLAGDLASAVLLASNKPVLLAPAMNPAMWANPATRRNVAQLASDGLSFVGPNAGEMAESGEAGLGRMAEPLEIVAALEAMLDPVPQDLAGRHVLITSGPTHEPIDPVRYIANRSSGKQGHAIAAWMARHGARVTLVSGPVTLADPPGVNVVKVETARQMLAAVEAALPADVAVMAAAVADWRTDGESDRKIKKDGSGKVPVLALTENPDILATIGRHSSARPRLVVGFAAETNDVVDNARGKLERKGADLIVANDVSPETGVMGGDANTVRLVGHDGVTDWPTLSKDEVARRLVAEIARRLAATVGPA from the coding sequence TTGAGCCTTACTGACACGCGCATCCTTCTCGTGATCGGCGGCGGCATCGCCGCCTACAAGAGCCTCGACCTGATCCGCCGCCTGCGCGAGCGCGGTGCGGCCGTGCGGGTCGTGATGACCGAGGGCGCCTGCCGCTTCGTGACGCCGATGGCGGCGGGGGCGCTTGCCGGCGACAAGGTCTTCACCGATCTCTTCGACCGCGACGACGAACACGATGTCGGCCATATTCGCCTGTCGCGCGAGGTCGATGCCATCGTCGTCGCGCCGGCCACCGCCGACCTGATGGCGAAGATGACGGCAGGCCTTGCCGGCGATCTCGCCAGCGCCGTGCTGCTCGCCTCGAACAAGCCCGTCCTGCTTGCCCCGGCGATGAACCCGGCGATGTGGGCCAATCCCGCGACCCGCCGCAACGTGGCGCAGCTTGCGAGCGACGGGCTCTCTTTCGTCGGGCCGAATGCCGGCGAGATGGCCGAGAGCGGCGAGGCGGGCCTTGGCCGCATGGCCGAGCCGCTGGAGATCGTCGCCGCGCTCGAAGCGATGCTCGATCCGGTGCCGCAGGACCTTGCCGGCCGGCACGTGCTGATCACCTCCGGGCCGACGCATGAGCCGATCGATCCGGTCCGCTACATCGCCAACCGCTCCTCCGGCAAGCAGGGCCATGCCATCGCCGCCTGGATGGCGCGGCACGGCGCCCGCGTGACGCTGGTCAGCGGGCCGGTGACGCTGGCCGATCCGCCGGGCGTCAATGTGGTGAAGGTGGAGACCGCGCGGCAGATGCTGGCCGCCGTCGAGGCGGCGCTGCCGGCCGATGTCGCGGTGATGGCGGCGGCTGTCGCCGACTGGCGCACCGACGGCGAGAGCGACCGCAAGATCAAGAAGGACGGCAGCGGCAAGGTGCCGGTTCTGGCGCTGACCGAGAACCCGGACATCCTGGCCACCATCGGCCGTCATTCCTCGGCCCGTCCGCGCCTGGTGGTCGGCTTTGCCGCCGAGACCAACGATGTCGTCGACAACGCCCGCGGCAAGCTGGAGCGCAAGGGCGCGGACCTGATCGTCGCCAACGACGTGTCGCCGGAAACCGGCGTCATGGGCGGCGATGCCAACACCGTGCGGCTGGTCGGCCATGACGGCGTCACCGACTGGCCGACGCTGAGCAAGGACGAGGTGGCGCGCCGGCTGGTCGCCGAGATCGCCCGCCGGCTCGCCGCGACCGTCGGCCCGGCGTGA
- a CDS encoding YraN family protein translates to MTRGGAQEPGSTRRRRGAYRLGLRAETLAALYLRARGWRILARRFRAGSGEIDIIARRGRTIAFIEVKARADLDAALAAITPSAQRRIASAARTWCAGREDLGAMTLRFDAVLVSPWRLPVHIADAFAVAER, encoded by the coding sequence ATGACCCGGGGCGGCGCGCAAGAGCCGGGCAGCACCCGCCGGCGGCGCGGCGCCTACCGGCTGGGCCTGAGGGCCGAGACGCTGGCCGCGCTCTACCTGCGGGCGAGGGGCTGGCGGATCCTGGCCCGGCGCTTTCGCGCCGGTAGCGGCGAGATCGACATCATCGCCCGGCGGGGCAGGACGATCGCCTTCATCGAGGTCAAGGCGCGCGCCGACCTCGATGCGGCGCTGGCCGCGATCACCCCGTCGGCGCAGCGTCGGATCGCGTCTGCTGCCCGCACCTGGTGCGCCGGGCGCGAGGATCTCGGCGCCATGACGCTGCGCTTCGACGCGGTGCTGGTCTCGCCCTGGCGGCTGCCGGTGCACATCGCCGACGCCTTCGCCGTCGCGGAACGGTGA
- a CDS encoding NAD(P)-dependent oxidoreductase, producing the protein MADALVNPDIRAGRLTADDYLENFEDLHPPLGVHEARVEADRCYFCYDAPCTIACPTSIDIPKFIRQIATGNPLGSAKTIFEQNILGGMCARVCPTETLCEEACVRNLAEDRPVSIGLLQRHATDTFLARDASLPYERAAPTGKRVAVVGGGPAGLACAHALAREGHDVTIFEARAKLGGLNEYGIAAYKTTHGFAQAEVDFVLSIGGITVECNTALGRDITLQGLRRDFDAVFLGMGLGGVNALKTEGEDLAGVIDAVAYIAELRQAQDLSALPVGRKVVVIGGGMTAIDIAVQIKRLGAEEVTIAYRRDREAMKASAYEQEIALTNGVVIRECLAPRRLIGEGGHVRAIELERMLPDSAGRLTGTGESVTLEADQVFKAIGQTFVPDALGGGEALELDGGRIGVDADRRTSLADVWAGGDCVAGGEDLTVASVEDGKIAAASIHAALTA; encoded by the coding sequence ATGGCTGATGCACTCGTGAACCCCGACATCCGTGCGGGGCGACTGACGGCCGACGACTACCTGGAGAATTTCGAGGATCTGCATCCGCCGCTCGGCGTCCATGAGGCGCGGGTCGAGGCGGATCGCTGCTATTTCTGCTACGACGCGCCCTGCACGATCGCCTGCCCGACCTCCATCGACATCCCGAAGTTCATCCGCCAGATCGCCACCGGCAATCCGCTCGGCTCGGCCAAGACGATCTTCGAGCAGAACATCCTCGGCGGCATGTGCGCCCGCGTTTGCCCGACCGAGACCCTGTGCGAGGAGGCCTGCGTGCGCAACCTCGCCGAGGACCGGCCCGTGTCCATCGGCCTGCTGCAGCGCCACGCGACCGACACGTTCCTGGCGCGCGATGCCTCCCTGCCCTACGAGCGCGCAGCGCCCACCGGCAAGCGCGTTGCCGTCGTCGGCGGCGGCCCGGCCGGGCTCGCCTGTGCCCATGCGCTGGCGCGCGAGGGGCATGACGTCACGATCTTCGAGGCGCGGGCCAAGCTCGGCGGCCTCAACGAATACGGCATCGCCGCCTACAAGACGACGCATGGCTTTGCCCAGGCGGAGGTCGACTTCGTCCTGTCCATCGGCGGCATCACGGTGGAGTGCAACACCGCGCTCGGCCGCGACATCACGCTGCAAGGCCTGCGCCGCGACTTCGACGCGGTGTTCCTCGGCATGGGGCTCGGCGGCGTCAACGCGCTCAAGACCGAAGGCGAGGATCTGGCCGGCGTCATCGACGCGGTCGCCTATATCGCCGAGCTGCGCCAGGCGCAGGACCTCTCCGCCCTGCCGGTCGGCCGCAAGGTCGTGGTGATCGGCGGCGGCATGACCGCCATCGACATCGCCGTGCAGATCAAGCGTCTCGGCGCGGAAGAGGTGACCATCGCCTATCGCCGCGACCGAGAGGCGATGAAGGCCAGCGCCTACGAGCAGGAGATCGCCCTGACCAACGGGGTGGTGATCCGCGAGTGTCTGGCGCCCCGCCGGCTGATCGGCGAGGGCGGCCATGTGCGGGCCATCGAGCTGGAGCGGATGCTGCCCGACAGCGCCGGCCGGCTGACGGGAACCGGCGAGAGCGTGACGCTGGAAGCGGACCAGGTGTTCAAGGCGATCGGCCAGACCTTCGTGCCGGACGCGCTGGGCGGAGGCGAGGCGCTGGAGCTCGACGGCGGCCGGATCGGCGTCGACGCGGACCGCCGCACCTCGCTTGCCGACGTGTGGGCCGGCGGCGATTGCGTGGCCGGAGGCGAGGACCTGACGGTCGCGTCGGTCGAGGACGGCAAGATCGCCGCGGCCTCGATCCACGCGGCGCTGACCGCCTGA
- a CDS encoding fused MFS/spermidine synthase — protein sequence MTDAVLPPPDHAEASRPASSALASTAPAPFWFLLAAQFVVAAAGLVVEIVAGRMLAPYVGMSLYTWTAVIAVVLAGFSAGHWAGGLVADRPARTGLMWLAISGALGAITTIAALPLLRWVSGPVLSSLTDPVAGIVALAMLLFFLPSFAAGIPSPILARLAIEDRVRSGRALGALHAVSAIGAIAGTLAAGYLFISWLGTARTLITVAAAYSLFALCCLWMARRVPRGSDGTSLTAAAGITVLALFATATGPFLPQKICDIESRYYCIRSLDVSADFGAPTRLMVLDHLGHGINVLGDPARLEMPYAAIIDAVTRARLGDAPEQAYFIGGGSLTLPRAWTRDGARPGLVVAEIDPQVTRMAARDFDVDPSRFTVVHADARARLASLSGFQVIVGDAFTDIAVPAHLVTREFYAEIAESLAENGHYAMNLIDHMDRLQALAATVRTLRTAFPVVEVWVEAEDFTAGGRTTFVLIAGRMPTPQARFVLPPVAEGAASRILARMPEQRIDALVARIDPPVLSDDYVPIDRLMGPGS from the coding sequence ATGACAGACGCCGTCCTGCCCCCGCCCGATCACGCCGAAGCATCCCGCCCGGCTTCCTCTGCCCTTGCCAGCACGGCGCCCGCGCCGTTCTGGTTCCTGCTCGCCGCGCAGTTCGTGGTGGCCGCCGCCGGCCTCGTGGTGGAGATCGTCGCAGGCAGAATGCTGGCACCCTATGTCGGCATGTCGCTCTATACCTGGACGGCGGTGATCGCCGTGGTGCTGGCCGGCTTTTCCGCCGGGCACTGGGCCGGCGGCCTCGTCGCCGACCGCCCGGCGCGCACCGGCCTCATGTGGCTCGCCATCTCCGGCGCGCTCGGGGCGATCACGACCATCGCCGCCCTGCCTTTGCTGCGCTGGGTCTCCGGCCCGGTGCTCTCCAGCCTGACAGATCCGGTCGCCGGCATCGTCGCGCTGGCGATGCTGCTGTTCTTCCTGCCGTCCTTCGCCGCCGGCATTCCCTCGCCGATCCTGGCGCGGCTCGCCATCGAGGACCGGGTCCGCAGCGGCCGGGCGCTCGGCGCCCTGCATGCGGTCTCGGCCATCGGCGCCATCGCCGGCACGCTGGCCGCCGGCTATCTGTTCATCTCCTGGCTCGGCACCGCCCGCACGCTGATCACCGTCGCCGCCGCCTACTCCCTGTTCGCGCTGTGCTGCCTGTGGATGGCCCGCCGCGTGCCGCGCGGGTCGGACGGCACCTCGCTCACGGCGGCTGCCGGCATCACGGTCCTTGCGCTTTTCGCCACCGCCACCGGCCCGTTCCTGCCGCAGAAGATCTGCGACATCGAAAGCCGCTACTACTGCATCCGTTCGCTGGACGTCTCGGCCGATTTCGGGGCGCCGACCCGGCTGATGGTGCTCGATCACCTCGGCCACGGCATCAACGTGCTCGGCGATCCGGCGCGGCTGGAAATGCCCTATGCGGCGATCATCGACGCGGTGACCCGCGCCCGGCTCGGCGATGCGCCCGAGCAGGCCTATTTCATCGGAGGCGGATCGCTGACGCTGCCGCGCGCCTGGACGCGGGACGGTGCCCGCCCGGGCCTCGTCGTCGCAGAGATCGATCCGCAGGTGACGCGGATGGCCGCGCGCGACTTCGACGTCGACCCGTCGCGCTTCACCGTCGTCCATGCGGATGCGAGAGCCCGCCTCGCCTCGCTCAGCGGCTTCCAGGTGATCGTCGGCGACGCCTTCACCGACATCGCCGTGCCGGCGCATCTGGTGACGCGCGAGTTCTATGCCGAGATCGCCGAGAGCCTTGCCGAAAACGGCCATTACGCGATGAACCTCATCGACCACATGGACCGGCTGCAGGCACTGGCCGCCACGGTGCGCACCCTGCGTACCGCCTTTCCGGTGGTCGAGGTCTGGGTCGAGGCGGAAGACTTCACCGCCGGCGGGCGCACCACCTTCGTGCTGATCGCCGGGCGCATGCCGACGCCTCAGGCCCGCTTCGTGCTGCCACCCGTGGCAGAGGGGGCGGCAAGCCGCATCCTCGCCCGCATGCCGGAGCAGCGGATCGACGCGCTCGTTGCCCGCATCGATCCACCGGTTCTCAGCGACGACTACGTGCCGATCGACCGGCTGATGGGGCCGGGCTCGTAA
- the rsmI gene encoding 16S rRNA (cytidine(1402)-2'-O)-methyltransferase, producing the protein MSSTEPDQSEAPKPASRDFFIGAHRMTAPSLACGLYIVATPIGNLGDMTVRGLEVLAAADLVACEDTRVTSTLMQRFGLKTPLTAYHEHNAQKVRPRLMAALEAGRAVALVSDAGTPLVSDPGYRLVREVVEAGHKVFPVPGASAPLAALVASGLPSDTFCFAGFLPQKGGPRSARLEELSRIPATLIFFESPHRIAASLADMASVFGGEREAAVAREITKRFETFERGTLEELARHFAEGPARGEFVVVIAPPPERPEADAGDADALLAEALKTMKAAGAAKHVAQLTGLDRKDLYARALEMKAK; encoded by the coding sequence ATGTCCTCCACCGAGCCGGACCAGAGCGAAGCGCCGAAGCCGGCCTCCCGCGACTTCTTCATCGGCGCCCATCGCATGACGGCGCCCTCGCTCGCCTGCGGCCTCTATATCGTCGCAACGCCGATCGGCAATCTCGGTGACATGACGGTGCGCGGGCTGGAGGTGCTGGCGGCGGCCGATCTCGTCGCCTGCGAGGACACGCGCGTCACGTCCACCTTGATGCAGCGCTTCGGGTTGAAGACGCCGCTCACCGCCTATCACGAGCACAATGCGCAGAAGGTGCGCCCGCGCCTGATGGCGGCGCTGGAGGCCGGGCGCGCCGTCGCGCTGGTTTCCGATGCCGGCACGCCGCTCGTTTCCGATCCCGGCTACCGGCTGGTGCGCGAAGTGGTCGAGGCCGGCCACAAGGTCTTCCCCGTGCCCGGCGCCAGCGCGCCGCTGGCCGCGCTCGTCGCCTCCGGCCTGCCGTCGGACACGTTCTGCTTTGCCGGCTTTCTGCCGCAAAAGGGCGGGCCGCGCAGCGCAAGGCTGGAAGAGCTCTCGCGCATTCCCGCAACGCTGATCTTCTTCGAAAGCCCGCATCGCATCGCCGCCTCGCTTGCCGACATGGCGAGCGTGTTCGGCGGCGAGCGGGAGGCGGCGGTCGCCCGCGAGATCACCAAGCGGTTCGAGACCTTCGAGCGCGGCACGCTGGAAGAACTCGCCCGCCATTTCGCCGAAGGGCCGGCGCGCGGCGAGTTCGTCGTGGTCATCGCCCCGCCGCCCGAGCGGCCGGAAGCCGATGCGGGCGATGCCGATGCGTTGCTCGCCGAGGCACTGAAGACCATGAAGGCGGCCGGTGCCGCCAAGCATGTGGCGCAGCTTACCGGCCTCGACCGCAAGGACCTTTACGCGCGCGCCCTGGAGATGAAGGCGAAGTGA
- a CDS encoding penicillin-binding protein activator yields MLGVLDKMMHARRSVLALSLGAALALAGCSGSTMGEYPGYPSTPPGQPTVSGETIGQGSVRVAMLLPMSGGGSASSIATVFRNTAELALSDFQGADVQILIKDTGGTAQGAQAATQAALAEGAELILGPVFAPAVGGAATTARSSGIPVVAFSSDEAVASRGVYLLSFLPRSDVARIVSYAAAQGKRSFAALLPDDTYGAVAEAAFRQEVGRAGGRIVSIERYKLTGNDTSDIAAKASQIAANAAQIDAIFVPAGNVAPFVAQTLSTGGVNLGQTRLLGSGQWESPQVLNAAPLTGAWYPGPDAAGFQAFASRYQSRYGSQPPRNASLAYDATILAAGLVRSAGPARFSERVLTNRDGFLGIDGVFRFERDGRNARGLAVYEVTGSGSRVISPAPRSFGSGS; encoded by the coding sequence GTGCTTGGAGTTCTGGACAAGATGATGCATGCGCGGCGATCCGTCCTTGCGCTCTCGCTCGGAGCTGCCCTGGCGCTTGCCGGCTGCAGCGGCTCGACCATGGGCGAATATCCCGGCTATCCCTCGACGCCCCCGGGCCAGCCGACCGTGAGCGGCGAGACCATCGGCCAGGGCTCGGTGCGCGTTGCCATGCTGCTGCCGATGAGCGGCGGCGGCAGCGCCTCCTCCATCGCCACCGTCTTCCGCAACACCGCCGAGCTGGCACTGTCCGACTTCCAGGGCGCCGACGTGCAGATCCTGATCAAGGACACCGGCGGCACCGCGCAGGGCGCGCAGGCGGCCACCCAGGCGGCCCTTGCCGAAGGTGCGGAACTGATTCTCGGGCCGGTCTTCGCGCCGGCCGTCGGCGGGGCGGCCACGACCGCGCGCTCCTCCGGCATTCCCGTCGTCGCCTTTTCCAGCGACGAGGCCGTCGCCTCGCGCGGCGTCTACCTGTTGAGCTTCCTGCCGCGCAGCGACGTGGCACGGATCGTTTCCTATGCCGCGGCCCAGGGCAAGCGCTCCTTCGCAGCGCTGCTGCCGGACGACACCTATGGCGCGGTGGCCGAGGCCGCCTTCCGCCAGGAGGTCGGCCGCGCGGGCGGTCGGATCGTCTCCATCGAGCGCTACAAGCTGACCGGCAACGACACCTCGGACATCGCCGCCAAGGCGAGCCAGATCGCCGCCAATGCCGCACAGATCGATGCGATCTTCGTGCCCGCGGGCAATGTCGCACCCTTCGTGGCGCAGACCCTGTCGACCGGCGGCGTCAATCTCGGCCAGACGCGCCTGCTCGGCAGCGGCCAGTGGGAATCGCCGCAGGTGCTGAACGCGGCGCCGCTGACCGGCGCCTGGTACCCGGGTCCGGATGCCGCCGGCTTCCAGGCCTTCGCCTCGCGCTACCAGTCCCGCTACGGCTCGCAGCCGCCGCGCAATGCCTCGCTCGCCTATGACGCGACGATCCTTGCCGCAGGCCTGGTGCGGTCCGCCGGCCCCGCACGCTTTTCCGAGCGCGTGCTGACCAACCGCGACGGCTTCCTCGGCATCGACGGCGTCTTCCGCTTCGAGCGGGACGGGCGCAACGCGCGCGGCCTTGCGGTCTACGAGGTCACGGGCAGCGGCTCGCGGGTCATCTCGCCGGCGCCGCGCTCCTTCGGCTCGGGCAGCTGA
- the maiA gene encoding maleylacetoacetate isomerase has protein sequence MTRPVLHDYWRSSASYRVRIALNLLGIAYDAAPVNLLTGAHRAAENLARNPQGLVPTLEIDGHELTQSLAIIEYLHETNQPASTLMPADAAGRHRVRALSHAIAMEIHPICNLSVANHVAEITGGGDEAKAAWMRTYIGKGLAALERMLDDPRTGRFCHGDTPTLADLCLVPQMYNARRWGVDLAALPKLVAIDTACTEMEAFAAAHPDRIGAPA, from the coding sequence GTGACGCGACCCGTCCTTCACGACTACTGGCGTTCGTCTGCAAGCTACCGCGTGCGCATCGCGCTCAACCTGCTCGGCATCGCCTACGATGCGGCTCCGGTGAACCTGCTCACCGGCGCCCACCGGGCAGCGGAGAACCTGGCCCGCAACCCGCAAGGGCTGGTCCCGACGCTGGAGATCGACGGGCACGAGCTGACCCAGTCGCTCGCCATCATCGAGTACCTGCACGAGACCAACCAGCCGGCCTCGACCCTGATGCCGGCCGATGCCGCCGGCCGCCACCGGGTCCGCGCGCTGTCCCATGCCATTGCCATGGAGATCCATCCGATCTGCAACCTGTCGGTCGCCAATCACGTTGCCGAGATCACCGGCGGCGGCGACGAGGCCAAGGCCGCCTGGATGCGCACCTATATCGGCAAGGGGCTGGCGGCACTGGAGCGCATGCTGGACGACCCGCGCACGGGCCGCTTCTGCCATGGCGACACGCCGACCCTGGCGGACCTCTGCTTGGTGCCGCAGATGTACAATGCCCGCCGCTGGGGCGTCGATCTCGCCGCCCTGCCGAAGCTGGTGGCCATCGACACGGCCTGCACCGAGATGGAGGCCTTCGCCGCCGCCCATCCGGACCGCATCGGCGCGCCCGCCTGA
- the gshB gene encoding glutathione synthase, which yields MTSSTPSTSGQASPRLKVAVQMDHISSINIAGDSAFAMMLEAQTRGHALFHYTPDRLAMNGNTVTASLEPVTVRDETGNHFTLGERKLTDLSEMDVVLMRQDPPFDMAYVAATHMLEKIHPKTLVVNDPASVRNAPEKLFVTEFPDLMPETLITRDRAAIDAFRAEHGDIVMKPLFGHGGAAVFRITSDDLNYGSLYDFFAATFREPWVIQRFLPEVSKGDKRILLVDGEFAGAVNRVPQEGDLRSNMVRGGAAREADLTPREREICARLGPALRKKGLILVGIDVIDGYLTEINVTAPTGIRAVARLGGPDIAARVWDVVEAKRAQA from the coding sequence ATGACCTCTTCCACCCCTTCGACCTCCGGCCAGGCCTCTCCCCGGCTGAAGGTCGCGGTCCAGATGGACCACATTTCCTCCATCAACATCGCCGGCGACAGCGCCTTTGCGATGATGCTCGAGGCGCAGACCCGCGGCCACGCGCTCTTCCACTACACGCCCGACCGGCTGGCGATGAACGGCAACACCGTGACGGCCTCGCTGGAGCCGGTCACTGTGCGCGACGAGACGGGCAACCACTTCACCCTCGGCGAGCGGAAGCTGACGGACCTCTCCGAAATGGACGTCGTCCTGATGCGGCAGGACCCGCCCTTCGACATGGCCTATGTCGCGGCGACCCACATGCTGGAGAAGATCCACCCCAAGACCCTGGTGGTGAACGACCCGGCCTCGGTGCGCAATGCGCCGGAAAAGCTCTTCGTCACCGAGTTCCCGGACCTGATGCCGGAAACCCTGATCACCCGCGACCGTGCCGCCATCGACGCCTTCCGCGCCGAGCATGGCGACATCGTTATGAAGCCGCTGTTCGGCCATGGCGGGGCGGCGGTGTTCCGCATCACCTCGGACGATCTCAACTACGGCTCGCTCTACGATTTCTTCGCCGCCACCTTCCGCGAGCCCTGGGTGATCCAGCGCTTCCTGCCCGAGGTGTCGAAGGGCGACAAGCGCATCCTGCTGGTCGACGGCGAGTTCGCCGGTGCGGTCAACCGGGTGCCGCAGGAGGGCGACCTGCGCTCCAACATGGTGCGCGGCGGCGCGGCGCGCGAGGCCGACCTCACCCCGCGCGAACGCGAGATCTGCGCCCGTCTCGGCCCGGCCCTGCGCAAAAAGGGGCTGATCCTCGTCGGCATCGACGTCATCGACGGCTACCTGACGGAGATCAACGTCACCGCCCCGACTGGCATCCGTGCCGTTGCAAGGCTGGGCGGACCGGACATCGCGGCCCGCGTCTGGGACGTGGTGGAGGCCAAGCGCGCCCAAGCCTGA
- the dut gene encoding dUTP diphosphatase, with protein sequence MTLPLRVRRLAHGLDLPLPSYQSEEAAGMDLLAAVEAPLVIAPGARALVPTGIAIALPPHTEAQVRPRSGLAARHGVTVLNTPGTIDPDYRGEVKVILINLGDEPFTVERGSRIAQMVVAPVARAELIEVNELDETRRGEGGFGSTGHH encoded by the coding sequence ATGACCCTTCCCCTGCGCGTACGTCGCCTTGCCCACGGTCTCGACCTGCCGCTGCCGTCCTACCAGAGCGAGGAGGCCGCCGGCATGGACCTTCTGGCCGCCGTCGAGGCGCCGCTGGTGATCGCGCCGGGCGCCCGCGCGCTGGTGCCGACCGGCATCGCCATCGCCCTGCCGCCGCATACGGAGGCGCAGGTGCGCCCGCGCTCCGGCCTTGCCGCGCGCCACGGTGTCACCGTGCTCAACACGCCGGGCACCATCGACCCGGACTATCGCGGCGAGGTGAAGGTGATCCTGATCAATCTCGGCGACGAGCCCTTCACGGTGGAGCGCGGCAGCCGCATCGCCCAGATGGTCGTGGCGCCGGTGGCCCGGGCCGAGCTGATCGAGGTCAACGAGCTGGACGAGACCCGGCGCGGAGAGGGCGGCTTCGGCTCCACCGGGCATCATTGA